TGGATGATTATCCGGTGGATACATCGCGAATGAATTCCCTGTTGGAACAAGTCACAGCTTTGAAAGTTGATCGGATGATCACGAGTAACCCGGAAAAACATGCGAAGTATGAACTCATATCCACAAGTCCCAGAATATCACTTAGATCAGATAATGGAACAATGCTTCTGGATCTGTTGGTTGGCAAACAGGGAGCTAATTATCTCGAGACTTTTGTCCGGGAGGTAGGTGTGGACAAGGTTTATGCCGTGAAATCCAATTTGGGTTCTTACAGGAATATGGAACCAGGCAAGTACTGGGATCGAGCCATCACGGACCTTGATGTAAACCAGATCATTCGAGTCAGTTTTGCCGGTGATCTAAACTATGAACTCAAGCGTGAAGGTCCAGTCTGGACCTATAATGGTGAGCTGACAGACTTTGAAAAGGTTACCAATATGTTGAAACCGCTGCAAAATTTGAAGGCCAGCAACTTT
This region of Candidatus Neomarinimicrobiota bacterium genomic DNA includes:
- a CDS encoding DUF4340 domain-containing protein → MKNNQTIIGAGILLVLALIYYVTQTGAIDTKTVDQNKFAVNRESVKAIEVVTTDNKLEFAEGSTGWMLDDYPVDTSRMNSLLEQVTALKVDRMITSNPEKHAKYELISTSPRISLRSDNGTMLLDLLVGKQGANYLETFVREVGVDKVYAVKSNLGSYRNMEPGKYWDRAITDLDVNQIIRVSFAGDLNYELKREGPVWTYNGELTDFEKVTNMLKPLQNLKASNFAEAITEQNIFYQSIQIVLESAEIIDLEFYVDAERETTLLVKVTGGSKTFEYTKSGLNRFRKEYSELIADPIPVG